One Thomasclavelia spiroformis DSM 1552 DNA window includes the following coding sequences:
- a CDS encoding type Z 30S ribosomal protein S14, which translates to MAKTSMKVKQQRPQKYKVREYTRCERCGRPHSVIRKFKLCRICFRELAYKGEIPGVKKASW; encoded by the coding sequence ATGGCAAAAACATCAATGAAGGTGAAACAACAACGTCCTCAAAAATACAAAGTGCGTGAATACACACGTTGTGAACGTTGTGGAAGACCACATTCAGTAATTAGAAAATTTAAACTTTGTAGAATTTGCTTCCGCGAATTAGCTTACAAAGGTGAAATTCCAGGTGTTAAAAAGGCAAGCTGGTAG
- the rplW gene encoding 50S ribosomal protein L23: MAHITDVLKKPVFTEKSMTLQAEENKYTFDVDVNANKIEIKQAVEAMFDVKVESVNVMNIKPKTKRVGRYEGKTNRRRKAIVKLAEGSTINYFGEE; this comes from the coding sequence ATGGCACATATTACTGATGTATTAAAAAAACCTGTATTCACTGAAAAATCAATGACTCTTCAAGCAGAAGAAAATAAATATACATTTGATGTGGATGTTAATGCTAATAAAATTGAAATTAAACAAGCTGTTGAAGCAATGTTTGATGTAAAAGTTGAAAGCGTTAATGTTATGAACATTAAACCTAAAACTAAAAGAGTTGGTAGATACGAAGGTAAAACTAACCGTAGAAGAAAAGCTATTGTTAAATTAGCAGAAGGTAGTACAATCAATTATTTCGGTGAGGAATAA
- the tuf gene encoding elongation factor Tu: protein MAKEKFDRSKAHVNIGTIGHVDHGKTTLTAAITTVLAKEGQAQAMDYASIDAAPEEKERGITINTAHVEYQTATRHYAHVDCPGHADYIKNMITGAAQMDGAILVVAATDGPMPQTREHILLSRQVGVPYIIVFLNKCDMVDDEELLDLVEMEVRELLNEYDFPGDDTPVIRGSALKALEGDPKWVPAIHELMEAVDTYIPTPERDTDKPFLMPVEDVFTITGRGTVATGRVERGQLNLNDPLEIVGIHETQNTVATGIEMFRKLLDYAESGDNVGVLLRGINRDQIQRGQVLAKPGSVNPHKKFKSQVYILSKDEGGRHTPFFANYRPQFYFRTTDVTGVIELPEGVEMVMPGDNVELTVELIAPIAIEKGTKFSIREGGRTVGSGNISDIIE, encoded by the coding sequence ATGGCTAAGGAAAAATTTGATCGCTCTAAAGCGCATGTAAATATTGGAACTATTGGTCACGTTGACCATGGTAAAACAACTTTAACTGCAGCTATTACTACTGTATTAGCTAAAGAAGGGCAAGCACAAGCAATGGATTATGCTTCAATTGATGCTGCACCAGAAGAAAAAGAACGTGGTATTACAATCAATACTGCACACGTTGAATATCAAACAGCTACTCGTCACTATGCACACGTAGACTGTCCAGGTCATGCTGACTACATTAAAAACATGATCACTGGGGCTGCTCAAATGGACGGAGCTATCTTAGTAGTTGCTGCTACTGATGGTCCAATGCCTCAAACAAGAGAACACATCTTATTATCTCGTCAAGTAGGTGTACCATACATCATCGTATTCTTAAATAAATGTGATATGGTTGATGACGAAGAATTATTAGACTTAGTAGAAATGGAAGTTCGTGAATTATTAAATGAATATGACTTCCCAGGTGATGATACACCAGTTATCCGTGGATCTGCATTAAAAGCATTAGAAGGAGATCCAAAATGGGTACCAGCTATTCATGAATTAATGGAAGCTGTTGACACTTATATCCCAACTCCAGAAAGAGATACAGATAAACCATTCTTAATGCCAGTTGAAGACGTATTCACTATCACTGGACGTGGAACTGTTGCTACTGGACGTGTTGAACGTGGACAATTAAATTTAAATGACCCACTTGAAATTGTAGGTATTCATGAAACTCAAAACACAGTTGCTACAGGTATCGAAATGTTCCGTAAATTATTAGATTACGCTGAATCAGGAGATAACGTAGGGGTATTATTAAGAGGGATCAACCGTGATCAAATTCAACGTGGACAAGTATTAGCTAAACCTGGATCAGTTAATCCACATAAAAAATTCAAATCACAAGTTTATATCTTAAGCAAAGATGAAGGTGGACGTCATACTCCTTTCTTTGCTAACTATAGACCACAATTCTATTTTAGAACTACTGATGTAACTGGTGTTATTGAATTACCAGAAGGTGTAGAAATGGTTATGCCTGGAGATAACGTTGAATTAACTGTTGAATTAATTGCTCCAATCGCAATTGAAAAAGGAACTAAATTCTCTATCCGTGAAGGTGGTAGAACTGTAGGTTCTGGAAATATCTCTGATATTATTGAATAA
- the rplE gene encoding 50S ribosomal protein L5: MNRLMERYQNEVVKSLMEKFNYSSKMQAPKIEKIVLNIGVGDAVSNSKLLDEAVNELTLISGQKPVITRAKKSIAGFKLREGAPIGCKVTLRGERMYEFLDKLVNISLPRVRDFRGVSNNSFDGRGNYTLGIKEQLIFPEINFDKVNKLRGMDIVFVTTAKTDEEGHELLAQLGMPFKK; encoded by the coding sequence ATGAACCGTTTAATGGAACGTTATCAAAACGAAGTGGTTAAATCTTTAATGGAAAAATTCAATTATTCTTCAAAAATGCAAGCTCCTAAGATTGAAAAAATTGTTTTAAATATTGGTGTAGGTGATGCAGTGTCTAATTCTAAATTATTAGATGAAGCTGTAAATGAATTAACATTAATTAGTGGGCAAAAACCAGTTATCACTAGAGCTAAAAAATCAATCGCTGGATTCAAATTACGTGAAGGGGCTCCAATTGGATGTAAAGTAACTTTACGTGGTGAAAGAATGTATGAATTTTTAGATAAATTAGTTAATATCTCATTACCACGTGTAAGAGATTTTAGAGGTGTATCAAATAACTCATTTGATGGAAGAGGAAATTATACTTTAGGTATTAAAGAACAATTAATTTTCCCAGAAATCAATTTCGATAAAGTAAATAAATTAAGAGGAATGGATATTGTATTCGTAACTACTGCTAAAACTGATGAAGAAGGTCATGAGTTATTAGCACAATTAGGAATGCCATTCAAGAAATAA
- the rplB gene encoding 50S ribosomal protein L2 produces MAIKTYKPVTNGRRNMTSLTYEEITATKPEKSLVAKINKNGGRNNQGVITTRHHGGGHKRKYRIIDFKRNKDDIIGTVATIEYDPNRSANIALINYADGEKRYILAPKGLEVGNKIVSGENADIKVGNALPMGNMPEGTVIHNIEMQPGKGGQIARSAGVSAQILGKEEKYVIVRLASGEVRKLLAVCRATVGVVGNEDHGLVNYGKAGRMRWKGVKPTVRGSVMNPNDHPHGGGEGRTSIGRKAPMTPWGKKAMGVKTRKNKKASTKLIVRRRNSK; encoded by the coding sequence ATGGCAATTAAAACTTATAAGCCAGTGACAAACGGTCGTCGTAATATGACTTCATTAACTTATGAAGAAATTACAGCAACAAAACCTGAAAAATCTTTAGTTGCAAAAATAAATAAAAACGGTGGACGTAATAATCAAGGTGTTATTACAACACGTCATCACGGTGGAGGACATAAACGTAAATATCGTATTATTGATTTCAAACGTAATAAAGATGATATCATCGGAACTGTAGCAACTATCGAATATGATCCAAATAGATCTGCTAACATTGCATTAATTAATTATGCAGATGGTGAAAAAAGATATATTCTTGCTCCAAAAGGGTTAGAAGTAGGAAATAAAATTGTATCTGGTGAAAATGCAGATATTAAAGTAGGGAATGCTTTACCTATGGGAAATATGCCAGAAGGTACAGTAATTCATAATATTGAGATGCAACCTGGAAAAGGTGGACAAATCGCACGTTCTGCTGGTGTGTCTGCACAAATCTTAGGTAAAGAAGAAAAATATGTAATTGTAAGATTGGCATCTGGTGAAGTACGTAAGTTATTAGCTGTATGCAGAGCAACTGTTGGTGTGGTTGGAAATGAAGATCACGGATTAGTTAATTATGGTAAAGCTGGACGTATGAGATGGAAAGGTGTTAAACCAACTGTTCGTGGTTCTGTAATGAATCCTAACGATCACCCTCATGGTGGTGGTGAAGGTAGAACTTCAATTGGTCGTAAAGCACCAATGACACCTTGGGGTAAAAAAGCTATGGGTGTTAAAACTAGAAAAAATAAGAAAGCGTCTACTAAATTAATTGTACGTCGCAGAAATTCTAAATAA
- the rplX gene encoding 50S ribosomal protein L24, protein MKIHVGDTVVVIAGKDKGKQGEVLQVLAKQDKVIVEGVNMATKHIKPSQADPEGGIVTREAPIHVSNVAFYDSKSKAPVKLGYKFVEKDGKKIKVRVNRKTGAEVDKKKKK, encoded by the coding sequence ATGAAAATCCATGTAGGTGATACTGTAGTAGTTATCGCAGGTAAAGATAAAGGAAAACAAGGTGAAGTGTTACAAGTTCTTGCAAAACAAGACAAAGTAATAGTTGAGGGAGTTAATATGGCAACTAAGCATATTAAACCTTCACAAGCAGATCCTGAAGGAGGAATTGTAACAAGAGAAGCGCCTATTCATGTTTCTAATGTTGCATTCTATGATTCAAAATCTAAAGCTCCTGTTAAACTTGGATATAAATTTGTAGAAAAAGATGGTAAAAAAATCAAAGTTCGAGTTAACAGAAAAACTGGAGCAGAAGTTGATAAAAAGAAAAAGAAATAG
- the rpsC gene encoding 30S ribosomal protein S3, which yields MGQKVSPVGLRVGINRNWDSRWYANDQDFAGLLHEDIKIREYLLKKLKTASVARVEIERSKNRVTIFVHTSRPGVVIGKDGEAVDALRKEVSKMVKDKQVFINIVEIKNPDVVAQLVANNIAEQLENRASFRTVQKRAIQRAMRAGAKGIKTSVSGRLGGADMARAEGYSEGNVPLHTLRADIDYATAEADTTYGKLGVKVWICKGEILPEKKKGDK from the coding sequence ATGGGTCAAAAAGTAAGTCCAGTTGGATTACGAGTTGGTATTAACCGTAATTGGGATTCAAGATGGTATGCTAACGATCAGGATTTTGCAGGGTTATTACACGAAGATATTAAAATTCGTGAATACTTATTAAAAAAACTTAAAACTGCATCTGTTGCTCGTGTCGAAATAGAAAGATCAAAAAATCGCGTTACTATCTTTGTTCACACATCTAGACCAGGTGTTGTAATTGGTAAAGATGGTGAAGCTGTTGATGCATTAAGAAAAGAAGTTAGTAAAATGGTTAAAGATAAACAAGTGTTTATTAATATTGTTGAAATTAAAAATCCTGATGTTGTTGCACAATTAGTTGCAAATAACATCGCTGAACAATTAGAAAATCGTGCTTCTTTTAGAACAGTTCAAAAACGCGCTATTCAAAGAGCTATGAGAGCTGGAGCTAAAGGAATTAAAACAAGTGTTTCAGGACGTTTAGGTGGAGCTGATATGGCTCGTGCTGAAGGTTACTCTGAAGGGAATGTCCCTTTACATACTTTAAGAGCTGATATTGATTATGCTACTGCTGAAGCAGATACTACTTATGGTAAATTAGGAGTTAAAGTTTGGATTTGTAAGGGAGAAATCCTTCCTGAAAAGAAGAAAGGGGATAAATAA
- the rpsH gene encoding 30S ribosomal protein S8, which produces MVMTDPIADMLTRIRNANRQHHETVMVPASKLKVDIAEILKNEGFIKGYKVEGEGPIKNIVITLKYRGNERVITDLKRISKPGLRVYAKVNEIPKVLNGLGIVILSTSQGLMTDKEARAKQVGGEVLAYIW; this is translated from the coding sequence ATGGTTATGACAGATCCAATTGCAGATATGTTAACAAGAATCCGTAATGCAAATAGACAACACCATGAAACAGTAATGGTGCCTGCATCAAAATTAAAAGTAGATATTGCTGAGATTTTGAAAAATGAAGGATTCATAAAAGGATATAAAGTTGAGGGCGAAGGTCCAATTAAAAACATTGTTATCACTCTAAAATATAGAGGAAATGAACGTGTAATTACAGATTTAAAAAGAATTTCTAAACCAGGATTACGTGTATATGCAAAAGTAAATGAAATCCCAAAAGTATTAAATGGATTAGGAATTGTAATTTTATCAACTTCTCAAGGATTAATGACTGATAAAGAAGCTCGTGCTAAACAAGTCGGTGGAGAAGTTCTAGCATATATTTGGTAA
- the rplN gene encoding 50S ribosomal protein L14 — MIQNESRLKVADNTGAKEVLVIRNLGGSNRKFSNIGDVVVATVKQAAPGGSVKKGEVVKAVIVRSKYGVGRENGSYIKFDDNACVIIKEDKSPKGTRIFGPVARELRDADFMKIVSLAPEVL; from the coding sequence ATGATCCAAAACGAAAGTAGACTTAAAGTCGCTGATAACACTGGAGCTAAAGAAGTTTTAGTAATCCGCAATTTGGGTGGATCTAATCGTAAATTTAGTAATATTGGTGATGTTGTTGTAGCAACAGTTAAACAAGCAGCTCCAGGTGGTTCTGTAAAAAAAGGTGAAGTAGTAAAAGCAGTTATCGTGAGAAGTAAATATGGTGTAGGTAGAGAAAATGGTTCTTATATCAAATTTGATGATAACGCTTGTGTAATTATAAAAGAAGACAAGTCTCCTAAAGGGACTCGTATCTTCGGACCAGTTGCAAGAGAGTTAAGAGATGCAGATTTCATGAAGATTGTATCATTAGCTCCAGAAGTATTATAG
- the rpsQ gene encoding 30S ribosomal protein S17 — protein MERNNRKVYTGTVVSTKMDKTITVLVETHVKHKLYGKRMKSSTKFHAHDEENIANVGDTVKIMSTRPLSATKRFRLVEIVKKAETV, from the coding sequence ATGGAAAGAAACAATCGTAAAGTTTACACTGGAACAGTTGTATCTACTAAAATGGATAAGACTATTACAGTGCTAGTAGAAACACATGTAAAACATAAATTATATGGTAAGCGTATGAAATCTTCAACTAAGTTCCATGCTCATGATGAAGAAAATATCGCAAATGTTGGTGATACAGTAAAAATCATGTCAACAAGACCATTGTCTGCAACAAAACGTTTCAGATTAGTTGAAATTGTAAAAAAAGCAGAAACTGTTTAA
- the rpsS gene encoding 30S ribosomal protein S19 produces MARSLKKGPFVDEHLMKKVEALNTSGKKEVIKTWSRRSTIFPQFIEHTFAVYNGREHIPVYVTEDMVGHKLGEFAPTRTYHGHSADDKKAGK; encoded by the coding sequence ATGGCACGTAGTTTAAAAAAGGGACCATTTGTTGATGAACATTTAATGAAAAAAGTTGAAGCATTAAATACATCAGGAAAAAAAGAAGTAATTAAGACTTGGTCTAGACGTTCAACAATCTTCCCTCAATTTATTGAGCACACATTTGCAGTGTATAACGGAAGAGAACATATCCCAGTTTATGTGACTGAAGATATGGTCGGACATAAATTAGGAGAATTTGCTCCAACTAGAACTTATCATGGGCATTCAGCTGATGATAAAAAAGCTGGAAAATAA
- the rpmC gene encoding 50S ribosomal protein L29 — protein sequence MTVQEIRELDNAALLAKVEEYKKELFGLRFQQATGSLENTARIRTVRKSIARIKTIIRERELNQ from the coding sequence GTGACAGTTCAAGAAATTAGAGAATTAGATAATGCTGCTTTACTTGCTAAAGTAGAAGAATACAAAAAAGAGCTATTTGGACTTCGTTTCCAACAAGCTACAGGAAGTTTAGAAAACACAGCACGTATCAGAACGGTTCGTAAATCTATCGCTAGAATTAAAACAATTATTAGAGAAAGAGAATTGAACCAATAG
- the rpsJ gene encoding 30S ribosomal protein S10, with translation MANNKIRIRLKSFDHKILDNSAEKIIGAAKKSGAQVVGPVPLPTEKEIYTILRAVHKYKDSREQFEIRTHKRLIDIVNPTQETVDVLTRLELPSGVDIEIKL, from the coding sequence ATGGCAAATAACAAAATTAGAATTAGATTAAAATCTTTTGATCACAAAATTCTAGATAATTCGGCAGAGAAAATTATTGGTGCTGCTAAGAAATCTGGTGCTCAAGTAGTAGGTCCTGTACCTCTACCAACTGAAAAAGAGATTTATACAATCTTAAGAGCAGTTCACAAATATAAAGATTCACGTGAACAATTTGAAATCAGAACACACAAACGTTTAATCGATATCGTAAATCCTACACAAGAAACTGTAGATGTTCTAACAAGATTAGAATTACCAAGTGGTGTAGATATCGAAATCAAATTATAA
- the rplV gene encoding 50S ribosomal protein L22 — protein sequence MEARAQAKMIRVSPQKARLVVDLVRGKKVKEALGILEYVNKSATPAIIKVVKSAAQNAIYNSGAEAEKLYIKEIYVDEGPTLKRFAARAKGSGTRILKRTSHITCVVEER from the coding sequence ATGGAAGCAAGAGCACAAGCTAAAATGATTCGTGTTTCACCTCAAAAAGCAAGATTAGTTGTTGATTTAGTGAGAGGTAAGAAAGTTAAAGAAGCACTTGGAATATTAGAATATGTAAATAAAAGTGCAACTCCTGCAATCATTAAAGTTGTAAAATCTGCTGCACAAAATGCTATTTATAACAGTGGTGCTGAAGCAGAAAAATTATATATTAAAGAAATCTATGTAGATGAAGGACCTACATTAAAGAGATTCGCTGCTAGAGCAAAAGGTAGTGGAACAAGAATTTTAAAAAGAACTAGCCACATTACTTGTGTGGTTGAAGAAAGATAG
- a CDS encoding PTS lactose/cellobiose transporter subunit IIA has product MDEQEQVVINLIVNSGSARSSAIEAIQYAKAGDIKKAEESLQTAKETVNDAHHSQTELIQAEIRGEKSPLNLLMAHAQDHLMTALVVIDLAQEFIDVYKKIG; this is encoded by the coding sequence ATGGATGAACAAGAACAAGTAGTAATTAACTTAATTGTTAATAGTGGAAGTGCTCGTAGTTCTGCAATTGAAGCTATTCAATATGCAAAAGCTGGTGATATAAAAAAAGCAGAAGAATCATTGCAAACTGCTAAAGAAACTGTAAACGATGCTCATCATTCACAAACTGAATTAATTCAAGCTGAAATTCGTGGTGAAAAAAGCCCATTAAATTTATTGATGGCACATGCTCAAGATCATTTAATGACTGCACTAGTTGTAATTGATTTAGCACAAGAATTTATTGATGTATATAAAAAAATTGGGTAA
- the rplC gene encoding 50S ribosomal protein L3, with translation MKGILGRKIGMTQVFTTDGLLIPVTVVEATENVVLQKKTVATDGYDAIQVGFEDKREKLANKAELGIVKKANTAPKRFIKEFRFDEMMSYEVGDKITVDSFVAGEVVDVTGTSKGKGYQGVIKRHGQHIGPKGHGSGAHRIVGSMGPIAPNRIAPGKKLPGQMGHVTRTVQNLEIVAVDVENNLLLIKGSVPGPKKGLVIVKSGIKAAGRVNPAHELVDFTPTVEETKDADVATDTPVETAE, from the coding sequence ATGAAAGGAATCTTAGGTCGTAAGATTGGAATGACTCAAGTCTTCACAACTGATGGTTTATTAATTCCAGTAACTGTAGTTGAAGCTACTGAAAATGTAGTATTACAAAAGAAAACTGTTGCTACTGATGGATATGATGCAATTCAAGTTGGATTTGAAGATAAGAGAGAAAAATTAGCAAATAAAGCTGAATTAGGTATTGTAAAAAAAGCTAATACAGCTCCTAAGCGCTTCATCAAGGAATTTCGTTTTGACGAAATGATGAGTTATGAAGTTGGAGATAAAATTACTGTTGATAGCTTCGTAGCTGGTGAAGTTGTGGATGTAACTGGAACTTCTAAAGGTAAAGGTTATCAAGGTGTTATTAAAAGACATGGACAACATATCGGTCCAAAAGGACATGGTTCAGGAGCTCATAGAATTGTAGGGTCAATGGGACCAATTGCTCCAAATAGAATTGCTCCAGGTAAAAAATTACCAGGACAAATGGGTCATGTTACAAGAACAGTTCAAAACTTAGAAATTGTAGCTGTTGATGTAGAAAATAATTTATTATTAATCAAAGGGTCAGTACCAGGTCCGAAAAAAGGATTAGTAATTGTAAAATCTGGAATTAAAGCAGCTGGGAGAGTAAATCCTGCTCATGAATTAGTAGATTTTACACCAACAGTAGAAGAAACTAAAGATGCAGATGTAGCAACTGATACACCAGTTGAAACAGCTGAATAA
- the rplP gene encoding 50S ribosomal protein L16, with the protein MLMPKRTKYRRPHRVKYEGKAKGGTQVSFGEFGLQATEGAWITSRQIEAARIAINRRMNRGGKVWIRIFPHLAKTKKPLEVRMGSGKGSPEEWVAVVKTGRVLFEVAGVDEELAREALRLASHKLPIKCKIIGKGE; encoded by the coding sequence ATGTTGATGCCTAAAAGAACAAAATACAGAAGACCTCATCGTGTAAAATACGAAGGTAAAGCTAAAGGCGGAACTCAAGTATCGTTTGGGGAATTTGGATTACAAGCAACTGAAGGTGCTTGGATCACTTCTCGTCAAATTGAAGCTGCTCGTATCGCTATTAATCGTCGTATGAACCGTGGTGGTAAAGTATGGATTAGAATTTTCCCTCATTTAGCTAAAACTAAAAAACCATTAGAAGTACGTATGGGATCTGGGAAAGGTTCTCCAGAAGAATGGGTAGCAGTTGTTAAAACTGGTCGAGTTCTTTTTGAAGTAGCAGGTGTTGATGAAGAACTTGCTAGAGAAGCTCTTAGACTTGCATCTCATAAATTACCTATTAAATGTAAAATCATTGGAAAGGGTGAATAG
- the rplD gene encoding 50S ribosomal protein L4 — translation MLKVKVYNQEGAEVKDLELNEAVFGIEPNKQALFDMVLLQRASLRQGTHKVKNRTEVSGGGKKPWRQKGTGRARQGSIRAPQWRGGGVVFGPTPRSYKFKLNRKVRRLALKSALSTKIIDNEFMALEAIKFDAPKTKEMVKVLANLDAPTKTLIVVDEIDENVARSANNIPGVKLLDARRVNVYDILNSDKLIMTEAAIKSVEEVLG, via the coding sequence ATGCTTAAAGTTAAAGTATATAACCAAGAAGGTGCTGAAGTAAAAGATTTAGAATTAAATGAAGCTGTATTTGGAATTGAACCAAACAAACAAGCATTATTTGATATGGTCTTATTACAAAGAGCATCATTAAGACAAGGTACACATAAAGTAAAAAACCGTACTGAAGTTAGTGGTGGTGGCAAAAAACCATGGCGTCAAAAAGGTACTGGTAGAGCTAGACAAGGATCAATCCGTGCACCACAATGGCGTGGAGGAGGAGTAGTATTTGGTCCAACACCTAGAAGTTATAAATTTAAATTAAATCGTAAAGTTAGAAGATTAGCTCTTAAATCAGCTTTATCTACTAAAATTATCGATAATGAATTCATGGCTTTAGAAGCTATTAAATTCGATGCTCCAAAAACAAAAGAAATGGTTAAAGTTTTAGCAAATTTAGACGCTCCAACAAAAACATTAATTGTTGTTGATGAAATTGATGAAAATGTGGCTAGAAGTGCTAACAACATTCCAGGAGTTAAATTATTAGATGCTAGACGTGTTAACGTTTATGATATTTTAAATAGCGATAAGTTAATTATGACTGAAGCTGCAATTAAGTCTGTTGAGGAGGTATTAGGATAA